In Dasypus novemcinctus isolate mDasNov1 chromosome 10, mDasNov1.1.hap2, whole genome shotgun sequence, one DNA window encodes the following:
- the LOC101446308 gene encoding olfactory receptor 5M11-like — translation MLIKNGSAITEFILLGLTDRPELQPLLFVLFLVVYLVTLLGNLGIIVLIKLDSRLHTPMYFFLTNLAFVDLCYTSNATPHMLSGFLSERKTISYAGCFTQCYIFIALLLTEYYMLAAMAYDRYVAICNPLRYSVKMSRRVCIGLATFPYVYGFSEGLFQAILTFRLNFCRSNVINHFYCADPQLIKLSCSDTYVKEYAMLISAGFNLSNSLTLILVSYAFIIAAILRIKSTEGRHKAFSTCGSHMIGVTLFYVTLFCMFVRHPTDKTVEESKIIAVFSMFVSPLLNPLIYSLRNKDVKRALKNILGRT, via the coding sequence ATGCTCATTAAAAATGGCAGTGCAATAACAGAATTCATTCTCCTGGGGCTTACAGATCGCCCAGAACTCCAGCCTCTCCTTTTTGTGTTGTTTCTGGTTGTTTACCTTGTCACCCTCTTAGGAAACCTGGGCATAATAGTGTTAATCAAACTGGACTCGCGCCTCCACacgcccatgtacttcttcctcactAACTTAGCTTTTGTGGATTTGTGCTACACCTCGAATGCAACGCCACATATGCTGTCTGGTTTCTTATCAGAGAGGAAGACCATTTCCTATGCTGGCTGCTTTACACAGTGTTATATTTTCATTGCACTCCTCCTTACTGAGTATTACATGCTGGCAGCGATGGCCTATGATCGCTACGTGGCCATATGCAACCCTTTGCGCTACAGTGTGAAAATGTCCAGGAGAGTCTGCATCGGCTTGGCCACATTTCCTTATGTCTATGGCTTCTCAGAAGGTCTGTTCCAGGCCATCCTGACCTTCCGTTTGAACTTCTGCAGATCCAATGTCATCAACCACTTCTACTGTGCTGATCCACAGCTCATTAAACTTTCTTGCTCTGATACTTATGTCAAAGAATATGCCATGCTCATATCAGCAGGCTTCAACCTCTCCAATTCCCTCACCCTCATCCTGGTGTCCTATGCCTTTATAATAGCTGCCATCCTCCGGATCAAATCAACTGAAGGACGGCACAAGGCATTCTCCACCTGTGGGTCTCACATGATTGGTGTCACCCTATTTTATGTGACACTCTTCTGCATGTTTGTAAGACATCCAACAGATAAAACTGTTGAGGAATCCAAAATAATAGCTGTCTTTTCCATGTTTGTAAGCCCACTGCTTAACCCATTGATCTATAGTCTGCGAAACAAAGATGTAAAAAGGGCCTTGAAAAATATCCTCGGGCGAACATGA